One stretch of Nocardia mangyaensis DNA includes these proteins:
- a CDS encoding ABC transporter permease — translation MSVTLRPYTATTGRILRQLRNDHRTVAMILVVPAVLMALLYFIYQDAPPAPHSPLTMFDRVGITMLGILPFIVMFLITAIAMQRERTSGTLERLLTTPLSKLDLLAGYGSAFSLAAAAQAAVACLVAFGLLGLTAAGNPGWVMLIAMVDAMCGVALGLLASAFARTEFQAVQFMPVIVAPQIFLCGLLVPRDQLPNWLEAISNVLPLSYAVDALQQVSVHAQPTAAMWRDLAVVAGFAVVALCLGAATLNRRTP, via the coding sequence ATGAGCGTCACCTTGCGCCCCTATACCGCCACCACGGGCCGTATCCTGCGCCAGCTGCGCAACGACCATCGCACCGTCGCCATGATCCTGGTGGTGCCCGCGGTGCTGATGGCGTTGCTGTACTTCATCTATCAGGACGCCCCGCCCGCACCGCACAGCCCGCTGACGATGTTCGACCGGGTCGGCATCACCATGCTGGGCATCCTGCCGTTCATCGTGATGTTCCTGATCACCGCCATCGCGATGCAGCGCGAACGCACCTCGGGCACCCTCGAGCGGTTGCTCACCACGCCGTTGAGCAAGCTCGATCTGCTCGCCGGGTACGGCAGCGCGTTCTCCCTCGCCGCCGCGGCCCAGGCGGCGGTGGCCTGTCTGGTCGCCTTCGGCCTGCTCGGGTTGACGGCCGCGGGCAACCCGGGCTGGGTGATGCTGATCGCCATGGTCGACGCGATGTGCGGGGTGGCGCTGGGCCTGTTGGCGAGCGCGTTCGCGCGCACCGAGTTCCAGGCGGTGCAGTTCATGCCGGTGATCGTGGCACCACAGATCTTCCTGTGCGGGCTGCTCGTGCCGCGCGACCAGCTGCCGAACTGGTTGGAGGCGATCAGCAATGTGCTGCCGCTGAGCTACGCGGTCGACGCGCTGCAGCAGGTCTCGGTGCACGCGCAGCCGACGGCCGCGATGTGGCGTGATCTCGCCGTCGTGGCCGGGTTCGCGGTCGTGGCGCTGTGCCTTGGCGCGGCCACCCTGAACCGGCGCACGCCATGA
- a CDS encoding ABC transporter ATP-binding protein, with amino-acid sequence MSHTAPEPPAVEVADLTVRRGKRRVLHDLTLAIPRGSITGLLGPSGCGKTTLMRSIVGTQVVESGTVTVLGDVAGSAGLRHRVGYVTQAPSIYADITVRDNVAYHAALYGRARDDIASAIAAVGLTDHAGQLGDQLSGGQKTRASLACALVGRPEVLVLDEPTVGLDPVLRVELWRQFHELAAAGTTLLVSSHVMDEAEHCDRLLLMREGALLAQLSPAELRERTGEQNLETAFLSLITDGELR; translated from the coding sequence GAAACGTCGCGTTCTGCACGATCTGACCCTGGCGATCCCGCGCGGCTCGATCACCGGACTGCTCGGCCCGTCGGGCTGCGGCAAGACCACGCTGATGCGCAGCATCGTCGGCACCCAGGTGGTGGAATCGGGCACGGTCACCGTGCTCGGCGACGTGGCGGGCAGTGCCGGGCTGCGCCACCGCGTCGGTTACGTCACCCAGGCACCGAGCATCTACGCCGACATCACCGTGCGCGACAACGTCGCCTATCACGCCGCGCTGTACGGCCGGGCTCGCGACGACATCGCATCCGCCATCGCCGCGGTGGGTTTGACCGACCACGCGGGTCAACTCGGCGATCAGCTCTCCGGCGGGCAGAAGACCAGGGCCTCGCTGGCCTGCGCGCTGGTCGGCCGGCCCGAGGTGCTCGTCCTCGACGAACCGACGGTCGGGCTCGATCCGGTGCTGCGGGTCGAGTTGTGGCGGCAATTCCACGAACTGGCCGCGGCGGGAACGACGCTGCTCGTATCCAGCCATGTGATGGACGAGGCCGAGCACTGCGACCGCCTGCTGCTGATGCGCGAGGGCGCCCTGTTGGCCCAGCTCAGCCCCGCCGAGCTGCGCGAGCGCACCGGCGAGCAGAACCTCGAGACCGCCTTCCTCAGCCTGATCACCGATGGAGAGCTCCGATGA
- a CDS encoding TetR family transcriptional regulator, with amino-acid sequence MSGDESGPGTARSRHTGRRPGNADTRTAILDAARARFAGAGFDKTSIRAVAADAEVDPALVHHYFGTKQQLFAAAVEFPVDPELFLRAIDAAPLDQLGVALVRGAVTVWDSPAGPGVVATVRRMLAGEPNLVRSFLLQVVLERVRTRIATDEDDGRWRVSLVATQMMGILIARKVLELEPLASMPLPAVVAAVGPTVQRYLTGDIDQSVD; translated from the coding sequence ATGAGCGGCGACGAATCCGGCCCTGGCACGGCGCGGTCGCGGCATACCGGGCGCAGGCCGGGCAACGCCGACACCAGGACGGCGATTCTGGACGCCGCACGGGCGCGCTTCGCCGGTGCTGGATTCGACAAGACCTCGATCCGCGCGGTGGCCGCCGATGCCGAGGTCGATCCCGCGCTCGTGCACCACTATTTCGGCACCAAGCAGCAGCTGTTCGCGGCGGCGGTCGAGTTCCCCGTCGACCCCGAACTCTTCCTGCGGGCGATCGACGCGGCGCCGCTGGACCAGCTCGGTGTGGCGCTGGTGCGCGGGGCGGTCACGGTGTGGGACTCACCGGCCGGGCCCGGCGTGGTGGCGACCGTGCGCCGCATGCTGGCGGGTGAGCCGAACCTGGTGCGCTCGTTCCTGCTCCAGGTGGTGCTGGAACGGGTGCGCACCCGGATCGCCACCGACGAGGACGACGGCCGCTGGCGGGTCTCGCTGGTGGCCACCCAGATGATGGGAATCCTCATCGCCCGCAAGGTCCTCGAGCTGGAGCCGCTCGCGTCGATGCCGCTGCCGGCGGTGGTCGCCGCGGTCGGGCCGACGGTGCAGCGCTATCTCACCGGCGACATCGACCAGTCCGTCGACTGA